A genomic stretch from Coregonus clupeaformis isolate EN_2021a chromosome 23, ASM2061545v1, whole genome shotgun sequence includes:
- the LOC123481663 gene encoding gamma-crystallin S-1-like: YDVSCQITFYEDRNYQGRYYECDSDSSDLHTFLSRCNSVRVEGGFWVVYERPNYMGFQYVLTPGEYPDYQRWMGFNDTVRSCRIIRNVGNSWRMKLWEKPNFEGQSMEVADNMPSFQERWHSREVNSCKVFEGAWVFFEHPNYRGRQYLLERGEYRRHTEWWGMQANVGSIRRVKE; the protein is encoded by the exons tatGATGTTTCGTGTCAGATCACCTTCTACGAGGACCGGAACTACCAAGGGCGGTACTATGAGTGCGACAGTGACTCCAGTGACCTGCACACCTTCCTCAGCCGCTGTAACTCGGTCAGGGTGGAGGGAGGATTCTGGGTGGTGTACGAGAGGCCCAACTACATGGGCTTCCAGTACGTGCTGACCCCTGGAGAGTACCCTGACTACCAGCGCTGGATGGGCTTTAATGACACCGTCAGGTCATGTCGCATCATTAGGAAT GTGGGCAACTCGTGGAGAATGAAGCTGTGGGAGAAGCCTAACTTTGAGGGccagagcatggaggtggcaGACAACATGCCCTCCTTCCAGGAGCGCTGGCACAGCCGCGAGGTGAACTCCTGCAAGGTGTTCGAAGGCGCCTGGGTTTTCTTTGAGCACCCCAACTACAGGGGGCGCCAGTACCTGCTGGAGAGGGGCGAGTACAGACGCCACACCGAGTGGTGGGGCATGCAGGCTAACGTTGGCTCCATCCGCCGCGTCAAGGAGTAA